In Rhizobium sp. ARZ01, a genomic segment contains:
- a CDS encoding acyl-CoA dehydrogenase family protein encodes MATSQASHWFTPEHEMLRDQIRRFVAEEIKPHADAWERDGLVPREVLRKMGDLGFFGIRYSSEYGGSEMDTLATVVLAEELGRSTYSGVAITALVHTDMASVHLYNAGNEAQKSRWMPRVIAGETIVAVAVTEPDAGSDVKGIRTTAVRKGDNYVINGSKTFITNGVHGDLYCVAAKTDTAGPASRSVTMFLVEKGTPGFSVGRALDKHGWRCSDTAELVFDNCVVPAENILGEEGRGFYAIMRNFQNERLVLGAMAMGEAQAALDLTVDYVKTRMAFGAPLYEKQAIRQRLAMLSAKVEAGRQLVYAIAWRDAQGEDVTKEVSMVKAYCGELVNEVMYDCLQFHGGFGYMRESAIERMTRDARIQAIGGGATEVMLEEVAKRL; translated from the coding sequence TTGGCTACATCTCAAGCGTCCCACTGGTTCACGCCAGAGCATGAAATGCTACGGGATCAGATACGGCGCTTTGTAGCTGAAGAAATCAAACCCCATGCGGATGCTTGGGAACGCGACGGCTTAGTGCCGCGCGAAGTCTTAAGGAAAATGGGAGACCTCGGATTCTTTGGTATCCGTTACTCCAGCGAGTATGGCGGCTCGGAGATGGACACCCTCGCGACCGTGGTCCTCGCCGAGGAGCTTGGACGTTCAACCTACTCGGGTGTTGCGATTACCGCCCTTGTCCACACCGATATGGCATCGGTCCATCTCTACAACGCCGGCAACGAGGCGCAAAAGTCGCGCTGGATGCCGAGAGTGATCGCCGGCGAGACAATCGTGGCTGTTGCGGTAACCGAACCCGACGCCGGTTCGGACGTGAAGGGAATTCGAACGACGGCAGTTCGCAAAGGCGACAACTACGTCATAAATGGCAGCAAGACATTTATCACGAACGGTGTGCACGGTGACCTCTACTGTGTCGCCGCCAAGACGGATACGGCCGGACCCGCTAGCCGGTCTGTGACGATGTTCCTGGTCGAAAAGGGAACCCCGGGCTTCAGCGTCGGACGGGCTCTCGACAAGCACGGTTGGCGCTGCTCGGATACGGCCGAACTCGTCTTTGACAATTGCGTCGTTCCTGCAGAGAACATCCTCGGCGAGGAAGGTCGCGGCTTCTATGCGATCATGCGGAATTTCCAGAATGAGCGGCTGGTGCTCGGTGCGATGGCAATGGGGGAAGCCCAGGCCGCACTCGACCTGACCGTCGACTATGTCAAGACACGGATGGCGTTTGGCGCCCCGCTTTACGAAAAGCAAGCCATTCGCCAACGGCTGGCAATGCTCTCCGCAAAGGTGGAAGCCGGTCGCCAGTTGGTCTACGCCATCGCGTGGCGAGATGCTCAGGGCGAAGATGTCACCAAGGAAGTTTCGATGGTGAAGGCGTACTGCGGCGAACTCGTGAACGAAGTCATGTACGATTGCCTCCAATTCCATGGCGGCTTTGGTTACATGCGCGAAAGCGC
- a CDS encoding helix-turn-helix domain-containing protein translates to MESKVSWDGKVELSESKNVEQIAWRPGASTIEATPTRLQMFYRHPPAMTSPHWHAQVEVNFIMRGAVRYRMANHEVLLSEGELALFWGGLPHQMDWSSDDSLYAGAHLPLVYFFRLQLPTDVSTRLMGGATLVTRATGMADYENFPRWFDYVSSRDQLKSEHAVDELLLRLERVKFDPYSTIPVKLSDKREANPFDYQSSRSVAPMCDYIAQNFREEISSADIAAVADLHPKYAMNLFRRTTGMTLNGYVNLLRLSYAQALLTEDNSNVLRVAMDSGFGSLSAFSKSFRKLAGISPSDFKRNRGGRNPLRRHSDWT, encoded by the coding sequence TTGGAAAGCAAAGTCTCATGGGATGGGAAGGTCGAGTTGTCCGAAAGTAAGAATGTCGAACAAATTGCCTGGCGCCCCGGTGCGAGCACGATCGAAGCCACGCCGACGAGGCTTCAGATGTTTTATCGGCACCCGCCCGCGATGACCTCACCGCACTGGCATGCGCAGGTCGAGGTCAACTTCATCATGCGCGGAGCGGTCCGCTACCGGATGGCGAACCACGAAGTGCTTTTGTCGGAGGGAGAGCTCGCCCTGTTCTGGGGTGGGCTGCCGCATCAGATGGATTGGAGCAGCGACGACTCGCTCTACGCCGGTGCCCATCTGCCTCTCGTCTATTTCTTTCGGCTGCAGTTGCCGACCGATGTGTCGACGCGGCTGATGGGCGGGGCCACTCTGGTAACCCGCGCGACTGGCATGGCGGACTACGAGAATTTTCCGCGTTGGTTCGACTATGTATCTTCCAGGGACCAGCTGAAATCGGAACACGCGGTGGATGAACTGCTGCTCCGTCTGGAGCGCGTGAAGTTTGATCCATACAGCACGATTCCGGTAAAGTTGAGCGACAAGCGGGAAGCCAACCCCTTCGACTACCAGTCATCCCGATCCGTCGCGCCCATGTGCGACTACATTGCTCAGAATTTTCGCGAAGAGATCAGTTCTGCGGACATCGCTGCGGTCGCCGACCTGCACCCCAAATACGCCATGAACCTCTTCCGCCGCACGACGGGAATGACCTTGAACGGATACGTGAATCTGCTGCGACTCAGCTACGCTCAGGCTCTTCTCACCGAAGACAATTCGAACGTCTTGCGTGTGGCAATGGATAGCGGTTTTGGCTCACTGAGCGCGTTCAGCAAATCTTTCCGAAAACTCGCCGGCATCTCCCCATCGGACTTCAAGCGCAATCGCGGTGGTCGAAATCCGCTACGCCGGCATTCCGACTGGACATAG